One genomic window of Haloarchaeobius salinus includes the following:
- a CDS encoding DUF3179 domain-containing protein — protein sequence MNVRNVLPRDAIPSVDDPTYEPVAEYDGEPDDEVVVVDGEPARAYPVRYLHYHEIVNATDADGRPVAVTWCPLCGSAVVYERTVAADGGDEPRTLTFGVSGKLADDDLVMYDRETDSEWKQSRGVAIDGPLAGTELTVLPAAMTTVERFREANPEGEVLAPPGGESEAASDDDDPAPIDYDAAPYERYFDMDGFGLAAHRGTDDERDWDRTDIEPKTVVLGLTVGDDALGFPLPRVEENGSVAHATVGDRDAVVFATPDGIHAFENPGFVFERTVEPGTFVADDTRWDGATGESDDGRSLERLPSRRLFAFAWQDDHGPDAFYGDE from the coding sequence GTGAACGTCAGGAACGTCCTCCCGCGCGACGCCATCCCCAGCGTCGACGACCCGACCTACGAGCCCGTCGCGGAGTACGACGGCGAGCCCGACGACGAGGTGGTCGTCGTCGACGGCGAGCCGGCCCGCGCTTATCCCGTCCGCTACCTCCACTACCACGAGATCGTCAACGCCACCGACGCCGACGGACGGCCCGTCGCCGTCACCTGGTGCCCCCTCTGCGGGAGCGCCGTGGTCTACGAGCGGACGGTGGCGGCGGACGGTGGCGACGAACCCCGGACCCTCACATTCGGCGTCTCCGGCAAGCTGGCGGACGACGACCTCGTGATGTACGACCGGGAGACCGACAGCGAGTGGAAGCAGAGCCGCGGCGTCGCCATCGACGGCCCGCTCGCCGGCACCGAGCTCACCGTCCTCCCGGCGGCGATGACGACCGTCGAACGCTTCCGCGAGGCGAACCCGGAGGGCGAGGTGCTCGCCCCGCCGGGCGGCGAGAGCGAGGCCGCCAGCGACGACGACGACCCCGCGCCCATCGACTACGACGCCGCGCCGTACGAGCGCTACTTCGACATGGACGGCTTCGGGCTGGCCGCGCACCGCGGCACCGACGACGAACGCGACTGGGACCGCACGGACATCGAGCCGAAGACCGTCGTCCTCGGGCTCACCGTCGGCGACGACGCCCTCGGCTTCCCGCTTCCGCGCGTCGAGGAGAACGGAAGCGTCGCCCACGCGACCGTCGGCGACCGCGACGCGGTCGTCTTCGCCACGCCCGACGGTATCCACGCCTTCGAGAACCCCGGCTTCGTGTTCGAGCGCACCGTGGAACCCGGCACGTTCGTCGCCGACGACACCCGCTGGGACGGTGCGACCGGCGAGAGCGACGACGGCCGCTCGCTGGAGCGACTGCCGAGCCGTCGGCTGTTCGCGTTCGCCTGGCAGGACGACCACGGTCCCGACGCCTTCTACGGGGACGAGTAG